In Eptesicus fuscus isolate TK198812 chromosome 23, DD_ASM_mEF_20220401, whole genome shotgun sequence, one genomic interval encodes:
- the SLC25A1 gene encoding tricarboxylate transport protein, mitochondrial: protein MLKAQTGLGDCTLTHGSGPARRRPPRTPAPPSEAPRSTGGSDPRPAPGAPPLAYCLPAMAAPRDLAAAAPAPGKAKLTHPGKAILAGGLAGGIEICITFPTEYVKTQLQLDERSHPPRYRGIGDCVRQTVRSHGVLGLYRGLSSLLYGSIPKAAVRFGMFEFLSNHMRDAQGRLDSTRGLLCGLGAGVAEAVVVVCPMETVKVKFIHDQTSPNPKYRGFFHGVREIVREQGLKGTYQGLTATVLKQGSNQAIRFFVMTSLRNWYRGDNPNKPMNPLITGVFGAIAGAASVFGNTPLDVIKTRMQGLEAHKYRNTWDCGMQILRNEGLKAFYKGTVPRLGRVCADVAIVFIIYDEVVKLLNKVWQTD from the exons ATGCTCAAGGCCCAGACCGGCTTGGGAGACTGCACTTTGACCCACGGCTCCGGTCCGGCGCGGCGCCGCCCACCGAGGACCCCGGCCCCGCCGAGCGAG GCTCCGCGGAGCACCGGAGGCTCGGACCCGCGGCCAGCGCCGGGCGCCCCGCCTCTCGCCTACTGCCTCCCTGCAATGGCGGCGCCTCGCGATCTGGCGGCCGCTGCGCCCGCGCCCGGAAAGGCCAAACTGACGCATCCGGGGAAGGCTATCCTGGCAG GCGGCTTGGCCGGAGGCATCGAAATTTGCATCACCTTCCCCACCGAGTACGTGAAGACGCAGCTGCAGCTGGACGAGCGCTCTCACCCGCCGCGCTACCGGGGCATCG gggaCTGTGTGCGGCAGACAGTGCGCAGCCATGGCGTCCTGGGCCTGTACCGAGGCCTCAGCTCCCTGCTCTACGGCTCCATCCCCAAGGCGGCCGTTAG GTTCGGGATGTTCGAGTTCCTCAGCAACCACATGCGGGACGCCCAGGGCCGGCTGGACAGCACTCGAGGgctgctgtgtggcctgggcGCAGGAGTGGCTGAGGCCGTGGTGGTCGTGTGTCCAATGGAGACCGTGAAG gtgAAGTTCATCCATGACCAGACCTCTCCCAACCCCAAGTACAGAGGATTCTTCCACGGGGTCAGGGAGATTGTGCGGGAGCAAG GGCTGAAGGGGACATACCAGGGCCTCACGGCCACCGTGCTAAAGCAGGGCTCCAACCAGGCCATCCGCTTCTTCGTCATGACCTCCCTGCGCAACTGGTATCGAG GGGACAACCCCAACAAGCCCATGAACCCACTGATCACCGGGGTTTTCGGAGCTATTGCGGGTGCAGCCAGTGTCTTCGGGAACACTCCTCTGGACGTGATCAAAACCCGGATGCAG GGCCTAGAGGCACACAAATACCGGAACACGTGGGACTGCGGCATGCAGATTCTGAGGAATGAGGGGCTCAAGGC ATTCTACAAGGGCACTGTCCCCCGGTTGGGCCGGGTCTGTGCGGACGTGGCTATCGTGTTCATCATCTACGACGAAGTGGTGAAGCTGCTCAACAAAGTGTGGCAGACAGACTGA